Proteins encoded in a region of the Paenibacillus sp. W2I17 genome:
- a CDS encoding GNAT family N-acetyltransferase: MIRQRTSKLDDGAIMKLIDTQLVPLSHMSEKEINKIRKEIPLRMNRGMTFVVSPEPDKAAVAFIHFLMHGELLYVDMMAVSPKEQRKRYGQTLLLKAESFAVSRGCRRSKVMVDEGNTKGLQFYQKNGYSAIRYIMISRCYELEKTL, encoded by the coding sequence GTGATTCGGCAACGCACATCCAAGCTGGATGATGGCGCCATCATGAAGCTGATTGACACTCAACTTGTTCCTTTATCCCATATGAGCGAAAAGGAAATTAATAAAATCCGCAAAGAAATACCCCTGCGAATGAACAGGGGCATGACCTTTGTTGTCTCGCCGGAGCCAGACAAAGCTGCTGTGGCATTCATCCATTTTCTCATGCATGGGGAATTGCTCTATGTCGATATGATGGCCGTTAGTCCGAAAGAACAACGCAAACGTTACGGGCAAACTTTGTTGCTCAAAGCAGAGAGCTTTGCGGTATCTCGGGGTTGTCGAAGATCTAAAGTGATGGTGGATGAGGGCAATACCAAAGGGCTTCAGTTTTATCAAAAAAATGGATACAGCGCGATTCGATACATCATGATAAGCCGCTGCTACGAATTGGAAAAAACATTATAG
- a CDS encoding ABC transporter permease, which produces MDLLTIGQIINTTLVFATALIFASLGGIFSEKSGVTNLGLEGFMVFGAFAAGIGAHYAQEAGMGGTTSAWMGVLLAIVLGVLVSLIHAVASITFKADQIISGIVINFLAAGSTLYLVKLLFEGSGDSPLVQGFSKFDVPFLKDIPLLGEAFFKNVYPTTYLAILFVFLTYYIMFKTPFGLRLRSVGEHPSAADTVGVKVLRYRYIGVMISGALAAIGGAAITLTTTGTFSHNTVSGQGYIAIAAMIFGKWNPIGAFGAAVFFGFSQAIRNYVQLFEWSQSIPQEIIFMLPYLLTIIVLVAAVGRSSAPSALGEAYDPGKR; this is translated from the coding sequence ATGGACTTGTTGACAATTGGGCAAATTATCAATACGACGCTTGTCTTTGCTACGGCATTGATTTTTGCATCACTCGGCGGAATTTTTTCGGAGAAATCAGGTGTAACCAACCTTGGACTTGAAGGTTTTATGGTCTTTGGTGCCTTTGCAGCTGGAATCGGGGCGCATTATGCTCAAGAAGCGGGCATGGGTGGAACGACATCGGCCTGGATGGGAGTTTTGCTTGCGATTGTATTGGGCGTACTGGTATCGCTGATTCATGCCGTTGCGTCTATCACATTTAAGGCAGACCAGATTATCAGTGGTATCGTCATTAACTTTTTGGCAGCAGGAAGTACGTTGTACTTGGTTAAACTGTTGTTTGAAGGTTCTGGTGATTCACCGTTGGTTCAAGGCTTCAGCAAGTTTGATGTGCCATTCTTGAAAGACATTCCTTTGCTTGGAGAAGCCTTCTTCAAGAACGTATATCCAACGACATATCTGGCCATTCTGTTCGTATTCCTGACGTATTACATCATGTTCAAAACGCCATTTGGTCTGCGCCTTCGTTCTGTAGGTGAACATCCAAGTGCGGCTGATACGGTTGGTGTTAAAGTGCTTCGTTATCGCTATATTGGCGTTATGATCAGTGGTGCGCTTGCGGCCATTGGTGGAGCTGCGATTACGTTGACGACCACGGGTACGTTCTCACACAATACGGTTTCCGGCCAAGGTTATATTGCCATTGCAGCTATGATCTTTGGTAAGTGGAATCCGATTGGTGCCTTTGGTGCGGCTGTCTTCTTTGGATTCTCACAAGCGATCCGAAACTATGTACAGTTGTTTGAATGGTCACAAAGTATTCCCCAGGAAATTATTTTTATGTTGCCTTACCTGCTTACCATCATCGTTCTCGTTGCAGCGGTTGGACGTTCTTCGGCTCCGTCTGCACTCGGTGAAGCGTATGACCCGGGTAAAAGGTAA
- a CDS encoding ABC transporter permease: protein MNNVLKWFTRDSFILPVVAIIMGLILGGVVMLIGGYNPVEAYGALFTKVFGDMYNFGEAVREMTPLIMTGLAFAFASRAGLFNIGGEGQFLVGMTAATFVGVKFAGLPIYLHAPLALIAGALFGGLWAAIAGYLKAARGVNEVISSIMLNWIGLYLANLIVRQFLLLKGENRSVDISESASISLTWLSELMGNSRVHMGTLIALVMAVLFYIYMWKTKQGYEIRAVGYNPNAAEYAGMHVNRNIVKAMFISGMLAGLGGAFQVLGVFHYQTVMSGSPGTGFDGIAVALIGLNHPFGVLLGAVLFGTLTYGSAGMSFAADVPPEIIRIVIGSIIFFIAAQGIVRWILKPFYSKRKKEKVL, encoded by the coding sequence ATGAATAACGTATTGAAATGGTTTACCCGAGATTCATTTATTTTGCCTGTAGTAGCTATTATTATGGGTCTTATTCTCGGTGGAGTTGTCATGCTGATCGGTGGTTACAATCCGGTTGAAGCTTATGGTGCATTGTTCACCAAGGTATTTGGCGACATGTACAACTTTGGTGAAGCAGTACGGGAAATGACACCACTAATTATGACTGGACTTGCATTTGCATTTGCATCACGTGCAGGGTTGTTTAACATTGGGGGAGAAGGTCAATTTCTCGTCGGTATGACCGCTGCAACATTTGTTGGTGTTAAATTTGCAGGTTTACCGATCTACCTTCATGCGCCACTGGCTTTGATTGCCGGTGCATTATTTGGTGGTCTGTGGGCCGCTATTGCTGGTTATCTAAAAGCGGCACGTGGGGTCAATGAAGTTATCAGTAGTATCATGTTGAACTGGATTGGTCTGTATCTGGCCAACCTTATCGTTCGCCAATTCTTGCTGTTGAAGGGCGAGAATCGTTCCGTGGATATCAGCGAATCGGCTTCGATTAGTTTGACATGGCTCTCTGAACTGATGGGCAATTCCCGTGTACACATGGGGACGTTGATTGCCCTTGTGATGGCTGTGCTCTTTTATATCTATATGTGGAAAACAAAACAAGGTTATGAAATCCGCGCGGTAGGTTACAACCCTAATGCGGCTGAATATGCAGGTATGCATGTTAACCGGAATATCGTAAAAGCGATGTTTATCAGTGGTATGCTTGCGGGTCTTGGTGGTGCCTTCCAGGTTCTTGGTGTGTTCCATTACCAGACCGTAATGTCGGGTTCACCCGGAACAGGCTTTGACGGAATAGCGGTTGCCCTGATTGGTTTGAATCATCCATTTGGGGTGTTATTGGGTGCAGTGTTGTTTGGTACCCTCACGTACGGATCTGCAGGTATGAGTTTTGCTGCGGATGTTCCGCCTGAGATTATTCGGATTGTGATCGGTTCGATTATCTTCTTCATTGCGGCACAAGGCATCGTGCGCTGGATACTCAAACCGTTCTATTCGAAGCGTAAGAAAGAGAAGGTGTTGTAG
- a CDS encoding ABC transporter ATP-binding protein, translating to MGAATPVVELKQITKRFPGIVANDAISLQLRKGEIHALLGENGAGKSTLMNIVFGLYQPDEGSIEVNGKPVIIDSPNRAIDLGIGMVHQHFKLVQPFTVTENIILGSEPTKGLNINYKKAAAEVQRLSEQYGLKVNPHAKIHDISVGMQQRVEIVKTLYRGADILIFDEPTAVLTPQEIKELMIIMKKLVAEGKSIILITHKLKEIMEISDTVTIIRRGKVIDSVKTSETNPNELAEKMVGRNVTFKVDKKPATPGANVLEVSKLTAKNKEGISVLNQLNLNVRAGEIVGIAGVDGNGQSELIEALTGLRKVESGSILLEGKELSNHSPRHISESGVAHIPEDRHKHGLVLDFSVSENIVLESYYKAPYTRKGFLNFDAIKQQAKRLVEAFDVRTPSIETKARSLSGGNQQKAIIAREVDKNPELLIAAQPTRGLDVGAIEFVQKQLIAQRDQGKAVLLISFELDEIINVSDRIAVIYEGQIVGEVLPEETNDRELGLMMAGSTQKRGTAHE from the coding sequence ATGGGTGCAGCAACCCCCGTCGTTGAGTTAAAACAAATTACGAAGCGTTTCCCAGGCATTGTTGCCAACGACGCCATCAGCCTTCAGCTTCGTAAAGGCGAGATCCATGCGCTACTGGGCGAAAACGGCGCTGGTAAGTCAACGTTGATGAATATTGTATTTGGTCTCTATCAGCCAGATGAAGGTTCCATTGAAGTGAATGGCAAGCCTGTCATCATCGACAGCCCTAACCGAGCGATCGATCTTGGCATAGGCATGGTGCATCAGCACTTTAAACTTGTACAGCCGTTCACGGTAACAGAGAACATTATTTTGGGATCTGAACCAACGAAGGGTCTCAATATTAACTATAAAAAAGCAGCCGCTGAAGTTCAGCGTCTTTCCGAACAGTATGGACTGAAGGTGAATCCTCATGCCAAAATTCATGATATTTCTGTCGGAATGCAGCAACGTGTAGAGATTGTTAAAACGTTGTATCGCGGTGCAGACATCCTGATTTTTGACGAGCCTACAGCTGTATTGACTCCTCAAGAGATCAAAGAACTGATGATCATCATGAAGAAGCTTGTAGCTGAAGGAAAGTCCATTATTCTGATCACGCACAAACTGAAAGAAATCATGGAAATCTCCGATACGGTAACGATTATCCGTCGGGGTAAAGTGATTGATTCGGTCAAAACTTCGGAAACGAATCCGAATGAGCTGGCAGAGAAAATGGTGGGGCGGAATGTCACATTCAAAGTGGACAAAAAACCGGCTACACCTGGAGCCAATGTGCTCGAAGTCAGTAAATTAACGGCCAAGAATAAAGAAGGTATTTCGGTTCTGAACCAACTTAACCTGAACGTACGTGCAGGAGAGATTGTCGGAATCGCAGGCGTGGATGGTAACGGTCAAAGTGAACTGATTGAAGCCCTTACCGGACTTCGTAAAGTAGAGAGCGGTTCGATTCTTTTGGAGGGCAAGGAGCTGTCCAATCATTCTCCGCGCCATATCTCGGAGTCGGGTGTAGCCCACATTCCGGAAGATCGACATAAACACGGACTTGTACTTGATTTTTCAGTGAGTGAAAATATCGTTCTGGAATCGTATTATAAAGCACCATACACCCGTAAAGGGTTCCTTAACTTCGATGCCATCAAACAGCAGGCGAAGCGGCTTGTTGAGGCATTTGACGTGCGTACACCAAGCATCGAGACCAAAGCTCGGTCCTTGTCCGGAGGAAACCAGCAAAAGGCCATTATCGCCCGTGAGGTAGATAAAAACCCTGAACTGCTTATCGCTGCGCAACCAACACGTGGTTTGGATGTAGGGGCTATTGAGTTCGTGCAAAAGCAACTGATTGCACAGCGCGACCAAGGGAAGGCTGTTCTGCTGATTTCATTTGAGCTTGATGAGATTATCAATGTATCTGACCGAATTGCTGTTATTTATGAAGGCCAGATCGTTGGCGAGGTGCTGCCGGAAGAAACCAATGACAGGGAGCTCGGCTTGATGATGGCGGGCAGCACCCAAAAGAGAGGTACTGCGCATGAATAA
- a CDS encoding BMP family protein, translated as MKKMLSLSLVMLLAVSVMLAGCGSKPKEETNAGGDTGGTSTEAKSDLKIGMVTDVGGVNDKSFNQSAWEALQATETETGTAVKYLQSKSDEEYIPNLNEFVKGGYDLTWGIGFQLADAIKTVAEQNPDAKLAIIDSVVDAPNVKSVTFAEEEGSYLVGVVAGLTTKSNKIGFVGGMESPLIKKFEVGFREGVKAVNPDAQFISNYTGAFDKPDLGKAAAATLYNEGVDIIFHASGATGNGVFNEAIARKKQGQDVWVIGVDKDQSLEFGDEITLTSMIKKVDEAVKRVNKEVVDGTFAGGSENLTLKENGVGIADTSTANVPADTLAKVEEYKEKIISGEIKVPTE; from the coding sequence ATGAAAAAGATGCTCAGCTTGTCTTTGGTAATGTTGCTGGCGGTATCGGTTATGCTCGCAGGTTGCGGTAGCAAACCGAAAGAAGAAACAAATGCCGGAGGAGATACAGGTGGCACATCCACTGAAGCGAAATCCGACCTCAAAATCGGTATGGTTACTGACGTAGGTGGAGTTAATGACAAATCCTTTAACCAATCCGCTTGGGAAGCTCTGCAAGCGACTGAAACAGAAACAGGTACTGCTGTTAAATACCTGCAAAGTAAATCCGATGAAGAGTATATTCCTAACCTGAACGAATTCGTTAAAGGTGGATATGACCTGACTTGGGGTATCGGTTTCCAATTGGCTGATGCAATCAAAACTGTAGCTGAGCAAAACCCTGATGCTAAACTCGCGATCATCGACAGCGTTGTTGATGCTCCTAACGTTAAATCCGTAACATTTGCTGAAGAAGAAGGATCTTACCTGGTTGGTGTTGTGGCTGGTCTGACAACAAAATCCAACAAAATTGGTTTTGTAGGCGGTATGGAAAGCCCACTGATCAAGAAGTTTGAAGTAGGATTCAGAGAAGGCGTTAAAGCAGTTAACCCTGATGCTCAATTCATTTCTAACTACACAGGTGCATTTGATAAACCTGACTTGGGTAAAGCAGCAGCAGCAACACTTTACAATGAAGGCGTAGATATTATCTTCCACGCTTCTGGCGCAACAGGTAACGGTGTGTTTAACGAAGCAATTGCTCGTAAGAAACAAGGTCAAGATGTATGGGTTATCGGTGTAGACAAAGACCAATCTCTTGAGTTTGGCGATGAGATCACTTTGACTTCCATGATCAAAAAAGTTGACGAAGCAGTTAAGCGCGTTAACAAAGAAGTAGTTGATGGTACATTCGCTGGCGGTTCCGAGAACCTGACTTTGAAAGAAAACGGCGTAGGTATTGCTGATACCTCTACTGCCAATGTACCTGCTGATACACTTGCAAAAGTGGAAGAGTACAAAGAAAAAATCATCAGCGGCGAAATCAAAGTTCCTACGGAGTAA
- the rplT gene encoding 50S ribosomal protein L20 produces MARVKGGFVVRRRHKKVLKLARGYFGSKHRIFKTANEQVMKSLVYAYRDRRNTKRNFRRLWIVRINAAARMNGLSYNKLIHGLKLAGVDMNRKMLADLAVNDINAFNSLATVAKGKINA; encoded by the coding sequence ATGGCAAGAGTAAAAGGCGGTTTTGTAGTACGTCGTCGTCATAAAAAGGTTTTGAAACTGGCAAGAGGTTATTTCGGTTCCAAACACCGTATTTTTAAAACAGCTAACGAGCAAGTAATGAAATCCCTGGTATACGCATACCGTGACCGTCGCAACACGAAACGTAACTTCCGCAGACTGTGGATCGTTCGTATCAATGCTGCAGCACGTATGAATGGTTTGTCTTACAACAAATTGATCCATGGTTTGAAACTTGCTGGAGTAGACATGAACCGCAAAATGTTGGCTGATCTGGCCGTTAACGACATCAATGCGTTCAACTCATTGGCTACTGTAGCTAAAGGCAAAATCAACGCTTAA
- the rpmI gene encoding 50S ribosomal protein L35: protein MPKMKTHSSLKGRFKITGSGKVLRYKAHKNHLLSHKSKRAKRVLNGNPVMAAGDVRRLKQGLANLKG, encoded by the coding sequence ATGCCTAAAATGAAAACACACAGCAGTTTGAAAGGACGCTTCAAAATTACCGGTTCCGGTAAGGTCCTTCGTTACAAAGCTCACAAAAACCACTTGCTTTCCCACAAATCCAAACGTGCTAAGCGCGTTCTGAACGGTAACCCAGTTATGGCTGCCGGGGATGTTAGACGTTTGAAACAAGGTTTGGCTAACTTGAAAGGCTAA
- the infC gene encoding translation initiation factor IF-3, which produces MINDEIRAKEVRLVGAEGEQIGITPIREALQMAIDLNLDLVNVAPQAKPPVCRIMDYGKFRYEQQKKDKEARKNQKIVDIKEVWFRSNIEEHDYQTKLRNVVKFLNEGDKVKCSVRYRGREIAHAAIGQRILERVKVEVAELCTVERQPKLEGRSMIMILAPKA; this is translated from the coding sequence ATGATTAATGATGAGATTCGGGCGAAGGAAGTACGCCTTGTCGGAGCTGAAGGAGAACAAATTGGGATTACGCCCATTCGCGAAGCACTGCAAATGGCGATTGACCTGAATTTGGATCTGGTCAATGTGGCACCACAGGCTAAACCGCCGGTGTGTCGTATTATGGACTATGGCAAATTCCGCTATGAGCAACAAAAGAAAGATAAAGAAGCCCGTAAGAACCAAAAAATTGTTGATATTAAAGAAGTATGGTTCCGTTCCAATATTGAGGAGCACGATTATCAAACGAAGCTTCGTAATGTAGTTAAGTTTTTGAACGAAGGCGACAAAGTGAAATGTTCTGTTCGTTATCGCGGACGTGAAATTGCACATGCCGCGATTGGTCAACGGATTTTGGAGCGCGTTAAGGTAGAAGTTGCAGAACTTTGTACTGTTGAACGTCAACCAAAATTGGAAGGCCGCAGTATGATCATGATCTTGGCTCCTAAAGCCTGA
- a CDS encoding glycosyltransferase family 2 protein, with the protein MLDAIFVTMQVILALLAVYQFTFSLFGLIKKKKKKHYPATKSFAVLVAAHNEEQVIGALMENLKQLDYPKDLYDVFVICDNCTDGTAQIVREHGLNACVRTNADLRGKGYAIEWMLKYLWKLPRQYDAVVMFDADNLVDRNFLLEMNDDLNNGSRVIQGYIDTKNPEDSWITAAYGVSYWYINRLWQLSRHNLNMANFLGGTGMCFETNLLKEIGWGATSLVEDLEFTMRSVQRNVYPVFNYDAKVFDEKPLTFKASARQRLRWMQGHFTVARRYFFPLLWQSIKERSLVKFDLAIYGANVYVVLLTFLMTAVMWVDMAIFSGPHIANIYGYFPLWVGFMAIGLNILTFLLSMALEKVTFAKVYLYLILFPIYLLSWYPITFYAFFTQNNKQWSHTQHTRVVRLDEVQSKQG; encoded by the coding sequence ATGTTGGACGCTATATTCGTCACGATGCAGGTCATTCTGGCACTGCTAGCCGTGTACCAATTCACGTTTTCGCTGTTCGGTCTTATTAAGAAAAAGAAAAAGAAACATTATCCGGCGACAAAATCATTCGCTGTACTCGTCGCAGCACACAATGAGGAACAAGTCATTGGTGCCTTGATGGAGAACTTGAAACAACTTGATTATCCGAAAGATCTGTACGATGTGTTTGTCATCTGTGACAACTGTACGGATGGAACGGCTCAAATTGTCAGAGAACATGGATTAAACGCATGTGTACGTACTAATGCCGATTTAAGAGGTAAAGGGTACGCCATCGAATGGATGCTTAAGTACCTGTGGAAATTGCCACGTCAGTATGACGCAGTTGTTATGTTTGACGCGGATAACCTGGTTGACCGTAACTTCTTGCTTGAGATGAATGATGACTTGAACAATGGTTCGCGTGTTATCCAAGGATACATTGATACGAAAAATCCGGAGGATTCCTGGATTACTGCAGCTTACGGAGTATCTTACTGGTACATCAACCGTCTGTGGCAGTTGTCTCGTCATAACTTGAATATGGCGAATTTCCTCGGAGGAACCGGAATGTGCTTTGAGACCAACCTGTTGAAGGAAATTGGTTGGGGCGCAACAAGTCTGGTTGAGGATCTGGAGTTTACGATGCGTAGTGTGCAACGTAATGTGTATCCTGTTTTCAACTATGACGCCAAAGTATTTGATGAGAAGCCATTAACATTCAAAGCTTCAGCGAGACAACGTCTGCGCTGGATGCAAGGTCACTTTACAGTTGCGCGTAGATACTTCTTCCCACTGCTCTGGCAGTCCATTAAGGAAAGAAGCCTGGTGAAATTTGACCTTGCTATCTATGGAGCCAATGTCTATGTGGTGTTGCTTACGTTCCTGATGACGGCTGTGATGTGGGTAGACATGGCTATATTCAGTGGTCCGCACATTGCTAATATTTATGGGTACTTCCCGTTATGGGTTGGGTTCATGGCTATTGGTTTGAACATTCTGACGTTCCTGTTGTCCATGGCGCTGGAGAAGGTTACCTTTGCCAAAGTTTATCTATATCTGATTTTGTTCCCGATCTACCTGCTGTCTTGGTACCCGATTACGTTCTACGCTTTCTTTACGCAGAACAACAAACAGTGGAGCCACACTCAACATACACGTGTTGTACGGTTGGATGAGGTGCAAAGCAAACAAGGGTAA
- a CDS encoding phosphatase PAP2 family protein — MSRLFLKFQDYDRNVFMWINGRLHNRFMNFWLYYFTHLGGATSSIAISLLIWLLAPAPWSTTGLQACIALAVSHIPVAIAKKLYPRIRPYLALPDTITFRNPLTDHSFPSGHTTAIFSVTVPFMTTDPILLLILLPVALIVGFSRIYLGLHYPSDVLAGATIGTLVALATVAFWS, encoded by the coding sequence ATGAGCCGTTTATTCTTAAAGTTTCAAGATTATGATCGAAATGTTTTTATGTGGATCAACGGCCGACTTCATAATCGTTTTATGAATTTTTGGCTGTATTATTTCACCCATCTGGGTGGAGCAACTTCATCTATTGCAATATCCTTGTTAATCTGGCTGCTTGCTCCAGCTCCATGGAGCACAACAGGACTCCAGGCATGTATCGCCCTTGCGGTCAGCCACATCCCTGTAGCCATCGCGAAAAAATTGTATCCCCGCATTCGACCTTATCTGGCCTTGCCGGATACAATTACGTTCCGTAATCCCCTGACGGATCACTCGTTTCCTTCAGGGCACACAACTGCCATTTTTTCGGTCACAGTTCCCTTTATGACCACTGATCCGATCTTATTGCTAATATTGTTGCCTGTGGCCCTTATTGTCGGATTCTCTCGAATTTATCTGGGATTACACTATCCTTCCGATGTTCTGGCGGGTGCCACAATAGGTACTTTAGTCGCACTTGCAACAGTTGCATTCTGGTCTTAA
- a CDS encoding glycosyltransferase gives MEKKRVLLLSEGFGTGHTQAAYALSSNLRKLSPDVQTKVLELGSFLNPKVAPLIITAYKKTVTNQPKLVGYVYRHQYKKSLNRLTTLALHKLFYTHTRSVVRQLRPDAIVCTHPIPSAVISRLKRLGVQVPLCTVITDYDAHGTWINHEVDLYLVSSDEVKSKLMQRGVPTDNIRVTGIPVHPNFWEHPGREEIRSRFNLKNMPTVLVMGGGWGMLNDKLVHPLLTRWHEDIQIIFCLGRNDKARISMEQNPMYRKENIHIMGYTNEVDKLMEVSDLLITKPGGMTCSEGLAKGIPMLFHNPIPGQEEENVHYFTARGLGEPITSLDVVVKWMNKLLHHYPDVVRKRKRHLAEIAKVHPMQSAQSIIDLLEDVRPSSAEEARL, from the coding sequence GTGGAGAAAAAAAGAGTATTACTATTATCTGAAGGCTTTGGTACGGGTCATACTCAAGCCGCCTATGCACTGTCCAGCAATTTGCGAAAGCTCTCGCCAGACGTGCAGACAAAAGTGCTTGAACTGGGAAGTTTCTTAAATCCCAAGGTTGCACCTCTGATTATAACAGCATACAAAAAAACGGTTACCAATCAACCCAAACTTGTCGGATACGTATACAGACACCAATATAAAAAATCATTGAACAGGCTGACAACACTGGCACTGCATAAGCTGTTCTATACACATACACGCAGCGTTGTGCGCCAGTTACGTCCCGATGCGATCGTCTGTACACATCCGATTCCAAGTGCTGTCATATCCAGACTGAAACGTCTGGGTGTACAGGTTCCCCTATGCACAGTCATCACCGACTATGATGCACATGGGACGTGGATTAACCATGAAGTAGACCTTTATCTGGTTTCATCAGATGAGGTTAAGTCCAAACTAATGCAACGCGGCGTTCCTACAGACAACATTCGAGTCACGGGCATTCCGGTGCATCCAAATTTCTGGGAGCATCCCGGGCGAGAAGAGATTCGAAGCAGATTCAACCTCAAGAACATGCCTACTGTACTGGTGATGGGCGGCGGTTGGGGAATGCTCAACGACAAGCTGGTCCATCCGTTGCTGACACGCTGGCATGAAGATATTCAGATCATTTTTTGTCTGGGTCGCAATGATAAAGCACGGATCAGCATGGAACAGAACCCCATGTATCGCAAAGAAAACATTCACATTATGGGGTACACCAACGAAGTGGACAAATTGATGGAAGTATCCGACCTGCTGATCACCAAACCTGGGGGAATGACATGCAGCGAAGGCTTGGCCAAAGGAATTCCAATGTTGTTCCACAACCCTATACCTGGTCAGGAAGAAGAAAACGTCCATTATTTTACGGCAAGAGGGTTGGGAGAACCCATAACTTCGCTTGACGTAGTGGTCAAATGGATGAACAAGCTGTTGCATCACTACCCGGATGTTGTACGTAAACGCAAACGTCATCTGGCGGAAATCGCCAAGGTTCATCCGATGCAGAGCGCTCAAAGTATTATCGATCTGCTGGAGGACGTTCGTCCTTCATCCGCAGAAGAGGCCCGTTTATGA
- a CDS encoding carbohydrate ABC transporter permease — protein MFQLISYSFIIILSIMCLLPFLLILSGSFSSNESIVRDGYHLFPTDFSLEGYKMVFKFPTQVLKAYGVTVFTTVVGTTLGLFLITMAGFVLQRKDFKYRNTFSFFIYFTTLFGGGLVPWYIMLANYFNLTDTYTVLIFPGLMTPFLIILMKNFIRSAVPDELIESAKIDGANDFRIYFSIVLKLAMPGIATVGLFLALGYWNDWFTSSLFINNPDMYQLQFYLYNTMNTITFIDQMAIGTGITLSQDVPTESTKMAMAIVVTGPILFLYPFVQRYFVKGLTIGAVKG, from the coding sequence ATGTTTCAACTGATTTCCTACAGCTTCATCATCATTTTATCAATCATGTGCTTGCTACCGTTTCTGCTGATTCTATCCGGTTCATTCAGTAGCAACGAGTCCATTGTGAGGGATGGTTATCACCTCTTTCCAACGGACTTTTCCCTGGAAGGTTACAAAATGGTGTTCAAATTCCCGACTCAGGTACTCAAAGCTTATGGAGTAACGGTCTTTACAACGGTGGTGGGGACTACGCTAGGGCTGTTCCTCATCACGATGGCCGGATTTGTGCTCCAGCGTAAGGATTTTAAATATCGGAACACGTTCTCGTTTTTTATCTACTTCACAACCCTGTTTGGTGGGGGACTTGTGCCTTGGTACATTATGCTGGCGAACTACTTCAATCTCACAGATACGTACACCGTACTTATTTTCCCGGGGTTGATGACGCCATTCCTCATTATCCTGATGAAAAACTTCATTCGCTCGGCAGTGCCGGATGAATTGATTGAGTCCGCCAAAATTGATGGAGCGAATGACTTCCGCATCTATTTCAGCATTGTGTTGAAACTGGCGATGCCTGGTATCGCAACCGTAGGTCTGTTCCTGGCACTGGGTTACTGGAATGACTGGTTTACCTCATCCCTCTTCATTAACAACCCGGATATGTACCAACTGCAATTTTATCTATACAACACGATGAACACGATTACATTCATTGACCAGATGGCGATTGGCACAGGGATCACACTCAGTCAGGATGTGCCTACCGAATCAACCAAGATGGCAATGGCTATCGTTGTAACGGGACCGATTTTGTTCCTGTATCCGTTTGTACAACGTTATTTTGTCAAAGGACTCACCATTGGTGCAGTGAAAGGTTAG